In a single window of the Raphanus sativus cultivar WK10039 chromosome 9, ASM80110v3, whole genome shotgun sequence genome:
- the LOC108823453 gene encoding ADP-ribosylation factor GTPase-activating protein AGD2 isoform X2, translating to MQVNSLMTIEAKKKYQFLESISAIMNSHLRYFKLGYDLLNQLEPYIHHVLTDAQQSKEQSKIEQDRFEKRIQEFRTQSELDSQQVEPSNVDGNHVYRTIPYKNVEATSIATADKEVIKQGYLLKRSASLRADWKRRFFVLDNHGSLYYYRNTGNKSAGSQHYYSGLGEHKSGVFRRFRSRHVRSASQGSLDCNMIDLRTSLIKLDAEDTDLRLCFRIISPQMTYTLQAENGADRIDWVNKITAAIATRLNSHFLQQSPINYTSSGAAGDELSLDQKKDCNRRLNMGDDVLTTLRGIHGNDACAECNASDPEWASLNLGVLMCIECSGVHRNLGVHISKVRSLTLDVKVWEPTILDLFRNLGNAYCNGVWEGLLHLDDDCEKRSTNKLELITKPSSKDSFALKEKYIQVKYLEKALVIKDESKTKLTDSTRIWEAVQSKNIREIYRLIVTADANIIINTKFDDITAVDAYHHHVDELDEVRKRHDPNACQRIKASNDSRNCLQGCSLLHVACQSGDPVLLELLLQFGADINMRDYHGRTPLHHCIASGNNAFAKVLLRRGARPSIEDGGGLSVLERAMEMGAIADEELFLLLAECH from the exons GGATATGACTTACTTAATCAACTGGAGCCTTATATCCATCAT GTATTGACCGATGCTCAACAATCAAAAGAACAGTCTAAAATTGAGCAAGATCGGTTTGAAAAACGCATTCAAGAATTCAGGACTCAATCTGAATTAGACAGCCAACAAGTTGAGCCCTCTAACGTTGATGGAAACCATGTTTATAGAACTATCCCGTATAAAAATGTAGAAGCAACTTCGATAGCAACAGCGGACAAGGAA GTGATTAAACAGGGCTATTTATTAAAGCGATCAGCTAGTCTTAGAgctgattggaaaaggagattCTTTGTACTTGACAACCATGGATCCCTATACTATTACAGAAACACCGGTAACAAATCAGCG gGATCTCAACACTACTATAGTGGTTTAGGTGAGCATAAGAGCGGCGTCTTTAGGAGATTTCGTTCAAGGCACGTTCGCTCAGCTTCACAAGGAAGCCTAGATTGCAACATGATCGATCTCCGTACTTCACTGATAAAACTGGATGCAGAGGATACAGATCTTCGACTTTGTTTTAGAATCATTTCTCCTCAAATGACTTACACATTACAG GCTGAAAATGGAGCTGATCGGATAGATTGGGTGAATAAGATCACAGCAGCTATAGCAACACGATTGAATTCTCATTTCTTGCAACAG TCACCAATTAACTATACTAGCTCTGGTGCTGCTGGTGACGAACTCTCCCTGGATCAAAAGAAAGATTGTAATCGAAGACTAAATATGGGGGATGATGTCCTTACAACACTCAGAGGAATCCATGGAAACGATGCATGTGCAGAATGCAATGCATCTGATCCTGAGTGGGCATCATTGAATCTTGGAGTGTTGATGTGCATAGAATGCTCTGGTGTTCACAGGAACCTAGGTGTTCATATATCCAag GTGAGATCACTCACATTGGATGTGAAAGTATGGGAACCCACAATCTTGGACTTATTTCGAAACTTAGGCAATGCATATTGTAATGGAGTGTGGGAGGGCCTACTTCACCTTGACGATGACTG tgaAAAGAGATCAACTAACAAGCTTGAATTGATTACAAAACCATCTTCAAAAGATTCATTTGCTCTAAAGGAGAAATACATTCAAGTCAAG TACCTGGAGAAAGCTCTAGTTATCAAAGATGAAAGCAAAACAAAACTTACTGACTCAACTAGAATATGGGAAGCTGTTCAAAGTAAGAACATACGAGAAATCTACCGACTCATTGTAACAGCGGACGCAAATATCATCATCAATACCAAGTTCGATGATATTACTGCCGTTGATGCATATCATCACCATGTTGATGAACTAGATGAAGTGAGGAAGAGACACGATCCAAACGCGTGTCAGAGAATCAAGGCTTCGAACGATTCAAGAAACTGTCTTCAAGGATGTTCGTTGTTGCATGTGGCGTGTCAGAGCGGTGACCCGGTCTTGCTTGAACTGTTGTTGCAGTTTGGTGCTGATATAAACATGAGAGATTATCATGGGAGAACTCCGTTACACCATTGTATTGCATCAGGGAACAACGCATTTGCAAAGGTTTTACTGAGAAG AGGTGCTCGTCCTTCGATAGAGGATGGTGGAGGATTAAGTGTATTGGAAAGAGCGATGGAGATGGGAGCCATAGCAGATGAAGAGCTCTTTCTTCTCTTAGCAGAGTGTCACTGA